The following are from one region of the Salvia hispanica cultivar TCC Black 2014 chromosome 1, UniMelb_Shisp_WGS_1.0, whole genome shotgun sequence genome:
- the LOC125221764 gene encoding WUSCHEL-related homeobox 9-like — MTSSNKHWPSMFKSKPTHDMINSSLTQSNKGNNLYIIFIWHGCDERTPEPKARWNPRPEQIRILETIFNSGMVNPPRDEIRRIRARLQEYGQVGDANVFYWFQNRKSRSKHKQRRLQTSTAPPSLSSSSSDKSSGEKSVSVTVTDLINSPTGSVNQPILAEPFHFPAGQGVCFPAAEQNSSFLLNELMMMSKKNEEHTELTMPPNPSASFFVPSPTNDHLLQGVEERGPTKSTVFINDVCFEVAFEPFNVRAAFGDDAVLFHSTGQPVMTDGWGVTLHPLHHGGVYYLLRPFMKI; from the exons ATGACTTCATCAAACAAACACTGGCCTAGCATGTTCAAATCCAAGCCCACTCATGACATGATCAACTCTTCCCTAACTCAATCAAACAAAGGTAACaatctatatataatttttatat ggcATGGATGTGATGAGAGGACCCCCGAGCCAAAAGCTCGGTGGAACCCTCGGCCGGAGCAAATCCGGATCCTGGAAACGATCTTCAACTCGGGGATGGTTAACCCTCCCCGAGACGAGATACGCAGAATCAGGGCTCGGCTGCAGGAATACGGCCAAGTCGGAGACGCCAACGTCTTCTACTGGTTCCAAAACCGGAAATCGAGAAGCAAACACAAGCAGCGCCGCCTCCAAACCTCCACTGCACCTCCATCTCTGTCGTCTTCCTCCTCGGACAAGTCCTCGGGTGAGAAATCCGTCTCCGTCACTGTGACTGACTTGATCAACTCGCCAACTGGTTCGGTGAACCAACCGATCCTCGCGGAGCCCTTCCATTTTCCGGCCGGTCAAGGGGTTTGCTTCCCTGCGGCGGAGCAGAATTCGAGCTTCCTCCTAAATGAGCTGATGATGATGAGCAAGAAGAATGAAGAGCACACCGAATTAACCATGCCACCAAACCCTTCTGCGTCTTTCTTCGTCCCTTCTCCTACTAATGATCATCTTCTTCAAG GTGTGGAGGAACGTGGCCCCACAAAATCGACGGTGTTCATTAACGATGTGTGCTTTGAGGTTGCCTTTGAGCCATTCAATGTGCGAGCGGCGTTTGGAGATGATGCGGTGCTCTTCCACTCCACCGGGCAGCCTGTTATGACCGACGGCTGGGGGGTGACGCTCCACCCCCTTCATCACGGCGGCGTCTACTATCTCCTCCGCCCCTTCATGAAAATATG A
- the LOC125200887 gene encoding cyanidin 3-O-galactoside 2''-O-xylosyltransferase FGGT1-like — translation MDSLKIIMYPWLAMGHLTSFLHISNKLAERGHKIFFLLPPKTQPKLQQFNLHPHLITFLPLTIPHLQGLPHGAQTTADVPFHLHSLLRRAMDLTQPAIEQLLNELKPEFIFFDFTPWLPALARRYKVKSVHYCTISPAAVAYMIRDEPSAEAFLEPPAGFPPSAIKLYAHEARALLQVNNSREYDGATTFVQRMLTCFEECDGLGFRSCREIEGPYCDFLEMRFKKPVMLAGFVAPKAAEPWARLDHKWREWLDQFETKSVVYCAFGSEARLTKDQFQEVVLGLELTGLPFLAALKPPLGEEALPVRVRESKGVVVDDWVQQQLILKHPSVGCFVTHCGSGSLSEAMVSECVMAAAPHAGDQVINARVAAGELRAAVEVERDGDGLLTKEGVAEAVRMVMGDGREVRENHAKLRELLLGPGFEDSYMDGFVRNLFLLLH, via the exons ATGGATAGCTTGAAAATCATCATGTATCCATGGCTGGCAATGGGGCATCTCACCTCATTCCTTCACATCTCCAACAAACTAGCAGAAAGAGGCCACAaaatcttcttcctcctccctcCCAAAACCCAACCAAAATTACAACAATTCAATCTCCACCCTCATCTCATAACCTTCCTCCCTCTCACCATCCCCCATCTCCAAGGCCTGCCTCACGGCGCCCAGACCACCGCCGACGTCCCATTCCATCTCCACAGCCTCCTGAGGCGCGCCATGGACCTCACGCAGCCGGCCATCGAGCAGCTGCTCAACGAACTCAAACCCGAGTTCATCTTCTTCGACTTCACCCCGTGGCTCCCTGCCTTGGCACGGCGCTACAAGGTGAAGTCTGTTCATTACTGCACCATCAGCCCGGCTGCGGTGGCATACATGATCCGCGACGAGCCCTCGGCCGAGGCCTTCTTGGAGCCCCCGGCCGGGTTCCCACCCTCGGCGATCAAGCTCTATGCGCACGAGGCGCGTGCCCTTCTTCAAGTGAACAACAGCAG GGAATACGACGGCGCCACCACGTTCGTGCAGAGGATGCTGACGTGTTTCGAAGAATGTGACGGATTAGGATTTCGATCTTGTCGGGAGATCGAGGGGCCGTACTGCGATTTTCTTGAGATGAGATTCAAGAAACCAGTTATGCTTGCCGGTTTCGTCGCGCCGAAGGCTGCAGAACCTTGGGCACGACTAGACCATAAATGGAGGGAATGGTTGGATCAGTTTGAAACCAAAAGCGTTGTGTACTGTGCATTCGGCAGCGAAGCTAGATTAACAAAGGATCAGTTTCAAGAAGTGGTCCTTGGGCTGGAGCTGACGGGGCTCCCTTTTCTGGCGGCGCTGAAGCCGCCGCTGGGGGAGGAAGCTCTGCCGGTAAGGGTGAGAGAGAGTAAAGGTGTGGTGGTGGATGATTGGGTGCAGCAGCAGCTGATCTTGAAGCATCCCTCGGTGGGGTGCTTCGTGACGCACTGCGGGTCGGGGTCGTTGTCGGAGGCGATGGTGAGTGAGTGTGTGATGGCGGCGGCGCCGCATGCGGGGGATCAGGTGATCAATGCGAGAGTGGCGGCGGGGGAGCTGAGGGCGGCGGTGGAGGTTGAGAGAGATGGGGATGGATTGTTGACCAAGGAAGGGGTGGCGGAGGCGGTGAGGATGGTGATGGGAGATGGGAGGGAAGTGAGGGAGAATCATGCCAAGTTGAGGGAGTTGTTGTTGGGACCAGGGTTTGAGGACTCTTACATGGATGGTTTTGTTAGGAATCTGTTTCTTCTTCTGCACTAA
- the LOC125215721 gene encoding uncharacterized protein LOC125215721: MQILQRWRSVLILSNTFTQSTRLAAAPTHLASFHSTGVTRDEDQSKTYIRYTVRQKRPNTTKKDLKSILYNGGCSTSRYQVAGDYADRLNKKSRIKAAHHSKRAAQRKLKRKHQRENTFDDCDEDPAKAFFAAFGRDGSNWNFRCREQRSEWTEYSNQSNSRFSEHAAKSVTYADRKILGLPETGPLKIEDVKTAFRSSALKWHPDRHQPSSRAAAQEQFKHCVDAYKSLCASVSSR, from the exons ATGCAAATTTTACAGAGATGGCGAAGCGTATTGATCCTCAGCAACACCTTTACTCAATCGACGAGATTAGCTGCGGCACCAACACATTTGgcttcatttcattccacT GGTGTAACTAGAGATGAAGACCAATCAAAG ACTTATATAAGATATACAGTACGGCAGAAGCGGCCCAACACAACAAAGAAAGATCTTAAAAGTATTCTCTATAATGGGGGGTGCTCAACATCAAGATACCAG GTAGCGGGAGACTATGCAGATCGATTAAACAAGAAATCTCGAATAAAGGCTGCTCATCATTCTAAGAGGGCTGCTCAAAGAAAGTTGAAAC GGAAGCATCAGAGAGAAAACACGTTCGATGACTGTGATGAGGACCCTGCAAAAGCATTTTTTGCTGCTTTCGGAAGAGACGGCTCAAACTGGAACTTCAGATGCCGGGAGCAGAGATCCGAGTGGACGGAATACTCCAACCAGAGTAACAGTAGATTCAGCGAACATGCAGCTAAAAGCGTGACATACGCTGATCGGAAAATCCTTGGTTTGCCAGAAACTGGTCCTCTGAAAATCGAAGATGTCAAAACTGC CTTTCGGTCGTCTGCTTTGAAGTGGCATCCCGACAGGCATCAACCGTCTTCACGA GCAGCTGCTCAAGAACAGTTTAAGCACTGTGTCGATGCATATAAATCACTGTGCGCGAGTGTCTCATCGCgctag
- the LOC125201264 gene encoding 28 kDa heat- and acid-stable phosphoprotein-like, whose product MGRGKFKGKPTGRRQFSTPEEMIAGSSARPRTFRKEVADIVEDEASDVESEEESDSEPEKVKGAEGVIQIENPNMVKPKNMKARDADLEKTTELSRREREEIEKQKAHERYMKLQEQGKTDQAKKDLERLALIRQQRADAAKKREEEKAAKEQKKVEGRK is encoded by the exons ATGGGTAGAGGGAAGTTCAAGGGCAAGCCGACTGGCCGCCGCCAGTTTTCCACCCCCGAAGAGATGA TTGCTGGTAGCTCTGCTCGTCCTCGCACTTTCAGAAAG GAAGTAGCTGATATTGTGGAGGATGAGGCGTCTGATGTAGAGTCGGAAGAGGAATCTGATAGTGAACCTGAA AAAGTGAAAGGTGCCGAGGGGGTCATTCAGATTGAGAATCCCAACATGGTGAAGCCAAAGAACATGAAAGCACGCGATGCTGAT TTGGAGAAAACAACAGAGCTTTCAAGGCGTGAAAG GGAGGAGATTGAGAAACAGAAAGCTCACGAAAGATATATGAAGCTGCAAGAACAAGGGAAGACTGATCAAGCAAAGAAGGATTTGG AACGTTTGGCCCTTATACGACAGCAAAGAGCAGATGCTGCTAAGAAACGCGAAGAGGAGAAAGCTG CCAAAGAACAAAAGAAGGTTGAAGGACGCAAATAA